The Carassius carassius chromosome 34, fCarCar2.1, whole genome shotgun sequence genome has a segment encoding these proteins:
- the LOC132114534 gene encoding hyaluronidase-1-like isoform X2, with the protein MAGRRHTFILLSLSLLFLLLCLFTRPCVCGPARSPLLAGQPFLVLWGVPDKDCLGRPDPSAFGMEWEGRVATFYEDTLGLYPYFTAQDRPVNGGLPQHTSLDIHLQRVEGDLTASLPQAGAPGLGVLRWQEWAPQWNRNRGIKNKYLVESRALLRGFFPDWSTEEVEKWSQVDFEAAAQSIMMETLREIALANYTGRCPAAEMALNDELMWLWKRSGALYPALLLEKLPEGTKGAWLYATNQIREALRVAALAGTTFDLPVFPLIKIVYTSSNSFLSEIDLVNTIGESAAMGASGVIIWEKSLAVKTQKSCSEFSSYVRQVLGPYAVNVTTAGRLCGVSLCQGRGRCVRKKPEDPTYLHLPSAHFMLLPNGAEGVRAMGDLPTAYIDLWKKDFRCQWFEALEGTAADQESGVVLENRGKITSQAVKTVVGISQSQSTVVPMIPVTAVPTKQPVDSGNSVLITPTIFLSSLVLHYV; encoded by the exons ATGGCTGGAAGAAGACACACGTTCATCCTCCTCTCCCTTTCTCTTCTATTCCTCCTCCTCTGTCTCTTCACCCGTCCATGTGTCTGCGGTCCTGCCCGGTCCCCTCTTCTCGCTGGCCAGCCTTTCCTGGTGTTATGGGGGGTTCCAGACAAAGACTGTTTGGGTCGGCCGGACCCATCTGCATTTGGGATGGAGTGGGAAGGCCGTGTGGCAACATTTTATGAGGACACGCTAGGACTTTACCCATATTTCACTGCACAGGATCGTCCTGTCAACGGTGGCCTACCACAACACACCAGCCTTGACATTCACCTCCAGAGAGTGGAGGGCGACCTGACGGCCTCGTTACCCCAAGCAGGAGCACCTGGTTTAGGAGTGCTGCGCTGGCAGGAGTGGGCGCCTCAGTGGAACAGGAACAGGGGAATTAAAAATAAGTATCTTGTGGAATCGAGGGCACTTCTTCGGGGATTTTTTCCAGACTGGAGCACAGAGGAAGTGGAGAAATGGTCTCAG GTTGACTTTGAAGCAGCAGCACAGTCCATAATGATGGAAACCCTGCGGGAG ATAGCATTAGCCAATTACACGGGAAGGTGCCCTGCGGCAGAAATGGCCCTTAATGATGAGCTGATGTGGCTGTGGAAGCGAAGCGGTGCCCTCTATCCAGCCCTCTTGCTGGAGAAGCTGCCAGAGGGAACTAAAGGGGCATGGCTTTACGCAACCAATCAGATCAGAGAGGCTTTACGAGTGGCGGCTCTTGCAGGGACTACCTTTGATCTTCCTGTGTTTCCACTAATCAAGATTGTGTACACCTCCTCCAACTCCTTTCTCTCAGAG ATTGATCTGGTGAACACAATTGGAGAGAGTGCTGCTATGGGAGCATCTGGAGTCATTATATGGGAAAAATCCTTAGCAGTTAAAACACAG AAATCCTGCTCAGAGTTCAGCTCGTATGTTCGTCAGGTTCTTGGCCCATATGCTGTTAATGTGACCACTGCAGGACGTCTCTGTGGAGTCTCGTTGTGTCAGGGCCGTGGACGGTGCGTGCGTAAGAAACCTGAGGACCCCACATACCTGCATCTTCCTTCAGCCCACTTTATGCTTCTCCCAAATGGGGCAGAAGGTGTCCGGGCCATGGGAGATCTTCCCACTGCTTACATAGACCTCTGGAAGAAGGACTTCCGCTGCCAGTGGTTCGAAGCCTTGGAGGGTACAGCAGCAGATCAAGAATCTGGCGTGGTGCTGGAAAACCGAGGGAAAATAACATCACAAGCAGTAAAAACGGTGGTTGGGATAAGCCAGAGTCAGAGTACAGTGGTTCCAATGATTCCAGTGACAGCAGTGCCTACCAAGCAGCCAGTGGACAGTGGAAATTCTGTACTTATTACACCCACCATCTTTCTCTCCTCACTGGTTCTTCATTATGTTTGA
- the LOC132114535 gene encoding BLOC-1-related complex subunit 6-like isoform X1, producing MLILKLTSADEGMSSSSVTGQDAQEANNGVDTSDCPKASDWSEPHGFTTQGLKLRDGAEAHDGSPALSETLKHTLHHMDSCRDTHTDRSESTPTESLVQHHQCAHILTEDSSLKDTHSCENELIHSHYKKELEEWRGEEDERKTSDGEVNNVNKREIKPKKETLISVQPVGLLSAEHPSTCSQPEEWADIDSFDEVQPNASISPDEAPPLVPAPPPNQATPPLLPDLADSPCPAHVMAEVRVRSVPERERVVRGMQDSKSLDEISGACGGGGRGGGARGGQVEGRRATISSALELEGTVSHDGDLTHFIAKNLEQKIKMSSRLSLDTDSDCSGPVVRGLGSLLRPADIPPIDPSVLVDLHKHTQDVAQSVELMLRSLNGTIQNMTALSVGYIQTYRDSVDSLGESVDMSIKGMYTLMARCEELDRSMQPIHALAAQIRDIKRTLDALETVCK from the exons ATGCTTATCCTGAAGCTAACGTCAG CAGATGAAGGGATGAGCAGCTCTTCTGTGACCGGGCAGGATGCGCAAGAAGCGAACAATGGTGTGGACACATCTGACTGTCCCAAAGCTTCAGATTGGTCAGAACCTCATGGATTCACCACCCAGGGGTTAAAGCTCAGGGATGGGGCTGAGGCTCACGATGGGTCACCTGCCCTGTCAGagactctcaaacacacacttcacCACATGGACTCatgtagagacacacacacagatcgctCCGAGTCCACACCTACTGAGTCACTGGTTCAGCACCACCAATGTGCACATATTCTAACTGAAGACAGCTCACTCAAGGACACGCACTCCTGTGAGAATGAACTAATACACAGCCACTATAAAAAAGAACTGGAAGAATGGAGAGGGGAGGAGGATGAGAGAAAGACAAGTGATGGAGAGGTGAACAATGTCAACAAGAGAGAGATCAAGCCAAAAAAGGAAACCCTAATTTCTGTACAG CCAGTTGGTCTGCTCTCAGCTGAACACCCTTCCACTTGCTCTCAACCTGAGGAATGGGCTGATATTGATTCATTTGACGAAGTCCAGCCAAATGCTTCCATTTCTCCTGATGAGGCCCCTCCCCTTGTTCCGGCCCCTCCTCCCAACCAGGCCACACCCCCTCTGCTGCCAGACCTGGCCGATTCTCCGTGCCCGGCTCACGTGATGGCAGAGGTGCGTGTGCGGTCAGTACCAGAGCGAGAGCGAGTCGTACGCGGCATGCAGGACAGTAAGAGTCTGGATGAGATCAGTGGGGCGTGTGGGGGCGGGGGACGAGGAGGCGGGGCTAGAGGCGGCCAGGTGGAAGGTCGCAGAGCTACCATATCCAGTGCCCTCGAATTGGAGGGAACTGTCAGCCATGATGGAGATCTCACGCACTTCATCGCCAAAAATCTTGAACAGAAGATTAAAATGAGCTCGCGGCTAAGTCTGGACACGGATT CGGACTGTTCTGGGCCTGTGGTGCGTGGTCTTGGCTCTTTGCTTCGGCCTGCTGATATTCCGCCCATTGACCCGTCAGTGCTGGTagacctgcacaaacacacacaggatgTGGCTCAGAGTGTAGAACTGATGCTGCGAAGCCTCAATGGAACTATACAGAAT ATGACTGCTTTGAGTGTGGGTTATATCCAGACATACAGAGATTCTGTGGACAGTTTGGGAGAGTCAGTAGACATGAGTATAAAG GGAATGTACACACTCATGgcccggtgtgaggagctagaTCGCTCCATGCAACCTATACATGCTCTTGCTGCTCAGATCAGAGACATCAAACGAACCCTTGATGCCCTAGAGACCGTCTGCAAGTAA
- the LOC132114535 gene encoding BLOC-1-related complex subunit 6-like isoform X3, giving the protein MSSSSVTGQDAQEANNGVDTSDCPKASDWSEPHGFTTQGLKLRDGAEAHDGSPALSETLKHTLHHMDSCRDTHTDRSESTPTESLVQHHQCAHILTEDSSLKDTHSCENELIHSHYKKELEEWRGEEDERKTSDGEVNNVNKREIKPKKETLISVQPVGLLSAEHPSTCSQPEEWADIDSFDEVQPNASISPDEAPPLVPAPPPNQATPPLLPDLADSPCPAHVMAEVRVRSVPERERVVRGMQDSKSLDEISGACGGGGRGGGARGGQVEGRRATISSALELEGTVSHDGDLTHFIAKNLEQKIKMSSRLSLDTDSDCSGPVVRGLGSLLRPADIPPIDPSVLVDLHKHTQDVAQSVELMLRSLNGTIQNMTALSVGYIQTYRDSVDSLGESVDMSIKGMYTLMARCEELDRSMQPIHALAAQIRDIKRTLDALETVCK; this is encoded by the exons ATGAGCAGCTCTTCTGTGACCGGGCAGGATGCGCAAGAAGCGAACAATGGTGTGGACACATCTGACTGTCCCAAAGCTTCAGATTGGTCAGAACCTCATGGATTCACCACCCAGGGGTTAAAGCTCAGGGATGGGGCTGAGGCTCACGATGGGTCACCTGCCCTGTCAGagactctcaaacacacacttcacCACATGGACTCatgtagagacacacacacagatcgctCCGAGTCCACACCTACTGAGTCACTGGTTCAGCACCACCAATGTGCACATATTCTAACTGAAGACAGCTCACTCAAGGACACGCACTCCTGTGAGAATGAACTAATACACAGCCACTATAAAAAAGAACTGGAAGAATGGAGAGGGGAGGAGGATGAGAGAAAGACAAGTGATGGAGAGGTGAACAATGTCAACAAGAGAGAGATCAAGCCAAAAAAGGAAACCCTAATTTCTGTACAG CCAGTTGGTCTGCTCTCAGCTGAACACCCTTCCACTTGCTCTCAACCTGAGGAATGGGCTGATATTGATTCATTTGACGAAGTCCAGCCAAATGCTTCCATTTCTCCTGATGAGGCCCCTCCCCTTGTTCCGGCCCCTCCTCCCAACCAGGCCACACCCCCTCTGCTGCCAGACCTGGCCGATTCTCCGTGCCCGGCTCACGTGATGGCAGAGGTGCGTGTGCGGTCAGTACCAGAGCGAGAGCGAGTCGTACGCGGCATGCAGGACAGTAAGAGTCTGGATGAGATCAGTGGGGCGTGTGGGGGCGGGGGACGAGGAGGCGGGGCTAGAGGCGGCCAGGTGGAAGGTCGCAGAGCTACCATATCCAGTGCCCTCGAATTGGAGGGAACTGTCAGCCATGATGGAGATCTCACGCACTTCATCGCCAAAAATCTTGAACAGAAGATTAAAATGAGCTCGCGGCTAAGTCTGGACACGGATT CGGACTGTTCTGGGCCTGTGGTGCGTGGTCTTGGCTCTTTGCTTCGGCCTGCTGATATTCCGCCCATTGACCCGTCAGTGCTGGTagacctgcacaaacacacacaggatgTGGCTCAGAGTGTAGAACTGATGCTGCGAAGCCTCAATGGAACTATACAGAAT ATGACTGCTTTGAGTGTGGGTTATATCCAGACATACAGAGATTCTGTGGACAGTTTGGGAGAGTCAGTAGACATGAGTATAAAG GGAATGTACACACTCATGgcccggtgtgaggagctagaTCGCTCCATGCAACCTATACATGCTCTTGCTGCTCAGATCAGAGACATCAAACGAACCCTTGATGCCCTAGAGACCGTCTGCAAGTAA
- the LOC132114534 gene encoding hyaluronidase-1-like isoform X1: MAGRRHTFILLSLSLLFLLLCLFTRPCVCGPARSPLLAGQPFLVLWGVPDKDCLGRPDPSAFGMEWEGRVATFYEDTLGLYPYFTAQDRPVNGGLPQHTSLDIHLQRVEGDLTASLPQAGAPGLGVLRWQEWAPQWNRNRGIKNKYLVESRALLRGFFPDWSTEEVEKWSQVDFEAAAQSIMMETLREVKRLRPQRLWGIAPYPNCYNFDSTQIALANYTGRCPAAEMALNDELMWLWKRSGALYPALLLEKLPEGTKGAWLYATNQIREALRVAALAGTTFDLPVFPLIKIVYTSSNSFLSEIDLVNTIGESAAMGASGVIIWEKSLAVKTQKSCSEFSSYVRQVLGPYAVNVTTAGRLCGVSLCQGRGRCVRKKPEDPTYLHLPSAHFMLLPNGAEGVRAMGDLPTAYIDLWKKDFRCQWFEALEGTAADQESGVVLENRGKITSQAVKTVVGISQSQSTVVPMIPVTAVPTKQPVDSGNSVLITPTIFLSSLVLHYV, encoded by the exons ATGGCTGGAAGAAGACACACGTTCATCCTCCTCTCCCTTTCTCTTCTATTCCTCCTCCTCTGTCTCTTCACCCGTCCATGTGTCTGCGGTCCTGCCCGGTCCCCTCTTCTCGCTGGCCAGCCTTTCCTGGTGTTATGGGGGGTTCCAGACAAAGACTGTTTGGGTCGGCCGGACCCATCTGCATTTGGGATGGAGTGGGAAGGCCGTGTGGCAACATTTTATGAGGACACGCTAGGACTTTACCCATATTTCACTGCACAGGATCGTCCTGTCAACGGTGGCCTACCACAACACACCAGCCTTGACATTCACCTCCAGAGAGTGGAGGGCGACCTGACGGCCTCGTTACCCCAAGCAGGAGCACCTGGTTTAGGAGTGCTGCGCTGGCAGGAGTGGGCGCCTCAGTGGAACAGGAACAGGGGAATTAAAAATAAGTATCTTGTGGAATCGAGGGCACTTCTTCGGGGATTTTTTCCAGACTGGAGCACAGAGGAAGTGGAGAAATGGTCTCAG GTTGACTTTGAAGCAGCAGCACAGTCCATAATGATGGAAACCCTGCGGGAGGTGAAGAGACTCCGCCCACAAAGATTATGGGGAATAGCCCCATATCCTAActgctataactttgactccacCCAGATAGCATTAGCCAATTACACGGGAAGGTGCCCTGCGGCAGAAATGGCCCTTAATGATGAGCTGATGTGGCTGTGGAAGCGAAGCGGTGCCCTCTATCCAGCCCTCTTGCTGGAGAAGCTGCCAGAGGGAACTAAAGGGGCATGGCTTTACGCAACCAATCAGATCAGAGAGGCTTTACGAGTGGCGGCTCTTGCAGGGACTACCTTTGATCTTCCTGTGTTTCCACTAATCAAGATTGTGTACACCTCCTCCAACTCCTTTCTCTCAGAG ATTGATCTGGTGAACACAATTGGAGAGAGTGCTGCTATGGGAGCATCTGGAGTCATTATATGGGAAAAATCCTTAGCAGTTAAAACACAG AAATCCTGCTCAGAGTTCAGCTCGTATGTTCGTCAGGTTCTTGGCCCATATGCTGTTAATGTGACCACTGCAGGACGTCTCTGTGGAGTCTCGTTGTGTCAGGGCCGTGGACGGTGCGTGCGTAAGAAACCTGAGGACCCCACATACCTGCATCTTCCTTCAGCCCACTTTATGCTTCTCCCAAATGGGGCAGAAGGTGTCCGGGCCATGGGAGATCTTCCCACTGCTTACATAGACCTCTGGAAGAAGGACTTCCGCTGCCAGTGGTTCGAAGCCTTGGAGGGTACAGCAGCAGATCAAGAATCTGGCGTGGTGCTGGAAAACCGAGGGAAAATAACATCACAAGCAGTAAAAACGGTGGTTGGGATAAGCCAGAGTCAGAGTACAGTGGTTCCAATGATTCCAGTGACAGCAGTGCCTACCAAGCAGCCAGTGGACAGTGGAAATTCTGTACTTATTACACCCACCATCTTTCTCTCCTCACTGGTTCTTCATTATGTTTGA
- the LOC132114535 gene encoding BLOC-1-related complex subunit 6-like isoform X2, giving the protein MLILKLTSDEGMSSSSVTGQDAQEANNGVDTSDCPKASDWSEPHGFTTQGLKLRDGAEAHDGSPALSETLKHTLHHMDSCRDTHTDRSESTPTESLVQHHQCAHILTEDSSLKDTHSCENELIHSHYKKELEEWRGEEDERKTSDGEVNNVNKREIKPKKETLISVQPVGLLSAEHPSTCSQPEEWADIDSFDEVQPNASISPDEAPPLVPAPPPNQATPPLLPDLADSPCPAHVMAEVRVRSVPERERVVRGMQDSKSLDEISGACGGGGRGGGARGGQVEGRRATISSALELEGTVSHDGDLTHFIAKNLEQKIKMSSRLSLDTDSDCSGPVVRGLGSLLRPADIPPIDPSVLVDLHKHTQDVAQSVELMLRSLNGTIQNMTALSVGYIQTYRDSVDSLGESVDMSIKGMYTLMARCEELDRSMQPIHALAAQIRDIKRTLDALETVCK; this is encoded by the exons ATGCTTATCCTGAAGCTAACGTCAG ATGAAGGGATGAGCAGCTCTTCTGTGACCGGGCAGGATGCGCAAGAAGCGAACAATGGTGTGGACACATCTGACTGTCCCAAAGCTTCAGATTGGTCAGAACCTCATGGATTCACCACCCAGGGGTTAAAGCTCAGGGATGGGGCTGAGGCTCACGATGGGTCACCTGCCCTGTCAGagactctcaaacacacacttcacCACATGGACTCatgtagagacacacacacagatcgctCCGAGTCCACACCTACTGAGTCACTGGTTCAGCACCACCAATGTGCACATATTCTAACTGAAGACAGCTCACTCAAGGACACGCACTCCTGTGAGAATGAACTAATACACAGCCACTATAAAAAAGAACTGGAAGAATGGAGAGGGGAGGAGGATGAGAGAAAGACAAGTGATGGAGAGGTGAACAATGTCAACAAGAGAGAGATCAAGCCAAAAAAGGAAACCCTAATTTCTGTACAG CCAGTTGGTCTGCTCTCAGCTGAACACCCTTCCACTTGCTCTCAACCTGAGGAATGGGCTGATATTGATTCATTTGACGAAGTCCAGCCAAATGCTTCCATTTCTCCTGATGAGGCCCCTCCCCTTGTTCCGGCCCCTCCTCCCAACCAGGCCACACCCCCTCTGCTGCCAGACCTGGCCGATTCTCCGTGCCCGGCTCACGTGATGGCAGAGGTGCGTGTGCGGTCAGTACCAGAGCGAGAGCGAGTCGTACGCGGCATGCAGGACAGTAAGAGTCTGGATGAGATCAGTGGGGCGTGTGGGGGCGGGGGACGAGGAGGCGGGGCTAGAGGCGGCCAGGTGGAAGGTCGCAGAGCTACCATATCCAGTGCCCTCGAATTGGAGGGAACTGTCAGCCATGATGGAGATCTCACGCACTTCATCGCCAAAAATCTTGAACAGAAGATTAAAATGAGCTCGCGGCTAAGTCTGGACACGGATT CGGACTGTTCTGGGCCTGTGGTGCGTGGTCTTGGCTCTTTGCTTCGGCCTGCTGATATTCCGCCCATTGACCCGTCAGTGCTGGTagacctgcacaaacacacacaggatgTGGCTCAGAGTGTAGAACTGATGCTGCGAAGCCTCAATGGAACTATACAGAAT ATGACTGCTTTGAGTGTGGGTTATATCCAGACATACAGAGATTCTGTGGACAGTTTGGGAGAGTCAGTAGACATGAGTATAAAG GGAATGTACACACTCATGgcccggtgtgaggagctagaTCGCTCCATGCAACCTATACATGCTCTTGCTGCTCAGATCAGAGACATCAAACGAACCCTTGATGCCCTAGAGACCGTCTGCAAGTAA